In Trifolium pratense cultivar HEN17-A07 linkage group LG7, ARS_RC_1.1, whole genome shotgun sequence, a genomic segment contains:
- the LOC123894879 gene encoding sedoheptulose-1,7-bisphosphatase, chloroplastic gives METSIACYSRGAFFPTVSSKHSLPSITPSSTFRNLKTSSFFGESLRVSSKSTLKFSRTKAASFITKCEIGDSLEEFLSKATPDKGLVRLLVCMGEALRTIAFKVKTASCGGTQCVNSFGDEQLAVDMLANNLLFEALKHSHFCKYACSEEIPELQDMGGPVEGGFSVAFDPLDGSSIVDTNFTVGTIFGVWPGDKLIGVTGADQVAAAMGVLGPRTTYVLAIKGFPGTHEFLLLDEGKWQHVKETHEISEGKLFSPGNLRATFDNANYAKLVDYYVREKYTLRYTGGMVPDVNQIIVKEKGIFTNVTSPTAKAKLRLLFEVAPLGLLIENAGGYSSDGYKSVLDKVIENIDDRTQVAYGSKNEIIRFEETLYGSSRLKGGVPVGASA, from the exons ATGGAAACTAGTATAGCATGTTACTCCCGTGGTGCTTTTTTTCCTACTGTTTCTTCCAAACACTCCCTACCCTCTATCACTCCCTCTTCTACCTTCAGG AATTTGAAAACAAGCTCTTTCTTTGGAGAATCACTTAGAGTGTCATCCAAATCAACACTGAAGTTTTCAAGAACAAAAGCTGCTTCATTCATAACCAAATGTGAAATTGGTGACAGTTTG GAAGAATTCCTGTCAAAAGCGACACCGGATAAGGGGCTGGTTAGGTTGTTGGTGTGCATGGGAGAAGCATTAAGAACAATTGCTTTCAAAGTGAAGACAGCTTCTTGTGGTGGAACACAATGTGTTAATTCTTTTGGGGATGAGCAGCTTGCAGTGGATATGTTGGCTAACAACCTTCTTTTTGAG GCCTTAAAACACTCTCACTTCTGCAAGTATGCATGCTCAGAAGAAATCCCTGAGCTTCAAGATATGGGAGGTCCAGTTGAAG GTGGATTTAGTGTTGCATTTGACCCTCTTGATGGTTCCAGCATAGTAGACACAAATTTCACAGTTGGCACAATCTTTGGTGTCTGGCCTGGTGATAAGTTGATTGGAGTCACCGGAGCAGATCAAGTTGCGGCAGCTATGGGAGTTTTAGGTCCTAGAACTACTTATGTGCTTGCTATTAAAGGTTTCCCTGGTACTCATGAATTTCTCCTTCTTGATGAAG GAAAATGGCAGCATGTCAAAGAGACTCATGAAATTAGTGAAGGAAAACTATTCTCCCCTGGAAATTTAAGAGCTACATTTGACAACGCCAATTATGCCAAG TTGGTTGATTACTACGTCAGAGAAAAATACACATTGAGATACACCGGAGGAATGGTGCCGGATGTCAACCAG AttattgtaaaagaaaagggTATATTTACAAATGTGACATCACCAACTGCAAAAGCCAAGTTGAGACTGTTGTTTGAGGTAGCTCCTTTAGGACTATTGATTGAAAATGCTGGAGGTTACAGCAGTGATGGTTATAAATCTGTCCTAGACAAGGTCATCGAAAACATTGATGATAGAACTCAAGTTGCTTATGGATCAAAGAATGAGATCATTAGGTTTGAAGAAACATTGTACGGTTCATCAAGGCTCAAGGGTGGTGTACCTGTTGGAGCATCTGCTTAA
- the LOC123894873 gene encoding L10-interacting MYB domain-containing protein, translating to MSTSPAKANWNPAFHKLFVGLCLQEVLKVNEPGARLNKDAWKNIVESFYVKTGVEYDKKQFKNHYDSTRKLWKVWDKLTRDSSMKWDPKTKKFGASEDDWCDYIKANPDAAQFQSKEILQFKDELDIIFDGEMAAEEIKNSIRLKWQDNASAKSSLHGKGRGRKRKCVVRDYELGTSAMVKSPLTPKASWTPAFHKIFVDLCLEETLKGNKSGTHFTKEGWKNVMGYFHAKTGVKYDKRQIKNHYDQTRKQWKIWVKLIGDDIMKWDPETNTFGASEKEWLDYLKENPEAAQFRFKEIPLSDKLDIIFGDSIQSGEVKPSTSSERQNDDSEATTSPLSEERGKKHKSVNEDFDFKSAILVKATPISAIASEQSISCSSFTKVKANWTPSLHKTFIDLCLQETLNGNKPGTHFTKEGWKNIMDSFHLKSGLTYGRLQFKNHWDNTKDQWKIWSKLVSTSYMKWNPSKHTFEASEENWTKYLKANPEAAPFRYRELQFTDALDTIFNGTTVTGETVPALKQRKSDDSVNTLPLNVKEPDVTSSDEKTEYLCDAVASRNGASIQKNAFAISSAEGKRNYSIGECIECLDGMEELEQGSDLYLFALDVFLRPEHREIFLQLKKPNLRISWLQRLQSVGQSSV from the exons ATGTCTACTTCACCTGCAAAAGCTAATTGGAACCCTGCATTCCATAAATTGTTTGTTGGGTTATGTCTCCAAGAAGTGTTGAAGGTGAATGAGCCTGGGGCGCGACTTAACAAGGATGCTTGGAAGAACattgttgaatctttttatgtAAAGACTGGCGTGGAATACGACAAAAAACAATTCAAGAATCACTATGATTCCACCAGGAAACTATGGAAAGTCTGGGATAAGCTGACCCGTGATAGTAGCATGAAATGGGATCCAAAAACTAAGAAGTTTGGTGCTTCTGAAGATGACTGGTGCGATTATATAAAG gcAAACCCAGATGCTGCACAGTTTCAGTCTAAGGAAATCCTCCAGTTTAAAGATGAATTGGATATCATCTTCGATGGAGAAATGGCTGCTGAGGAAATTAAAAACTCAATACGTCTTAAGTGGCAGGATAATGCTTCAGCCAAATCTTCTTTGCATGGAAAAGGGCGCGGGAGGAAGCGCAAGTGTGTTGTTAGGGATTATGAATTAGGTACTTCGGCTATGGTTAAATCTCCGCTAACTCCAAAAGCCTCATGGACACCTGCATTCcataaaatatttgttgatTTATGCCTTGAAGAAACTTTGAAGGGGAACAAGTCCGGGACACATTTTACCAAGGAGGGCTGGAAGAATGTTATGGGATACTTTCATGCAAAGACTGGTGTGAAATATGACAAACGACAAATTAAGAATCACTATGATCAAACCAGAAAACAATGGAAAATCTGGGTTAAGTTGATTGGCGATGATATCATGAAATGGGACCCAGAAACCAATACGTTTGGTGCTTCAGAGAAAGAATGGCTTGATTATCTAAAG GAGAACCCAGAAGCTGCACAATTCCGCTTTAAGGAAATCCCATTATCAGACAAATTGGATATCATCTTTGGTGATAGTATACAATCCGGGGAAGTGAAACCTTCAACTAGTAGTGAGAGACAGAATGATGATTCAGAAGCTACTACATCTCCTTTATCTGAAGAGCGAGGGAAGAAACATAAGAGCGTTAATGAGGATTTTGACTTTAAGAGTGCTATTTTGGTTAAAGCTACACCGATCAGTGCAATTGCGAGTGAGCAAAGCATATCATGCTCATCATTTACTAAGGTCAAAGCAAACTGGACCCCTTCATTGCACAAGACCTTTATTGATCTATGTCTGCAGGAGACATTAAATGGAAATAAGCCTGGGACTCATTTTACTAAGGAAGGTTGGAAGAATATTATGGATTCATTTCATTTGAAATCTGGTTTGACTTATGGCAGATTACAATTTAAGAATCACTGGGATAATACCAAGGATCAATGGAAGATTTGGTCTAAGCTTGTTTCCACTAGTTACATGAAATGGAATCCATCTAAGCATACATTTGAGGCTAGTGAAGAAAATTGGACTAAATATTTAAAA GCAAACCCAGAAGCTGCCCCATTTCGCTATAGGGAACTACAATTCACCGACGCATTGGATACCATCTTTAATGGTACTACTGTTACTGGGGAGACTGTACCTGCTTTGAAACAAAGGAAAAGTGATGACAGCGTTAATACTTTGCCTTTGAACGTAAAAGAACCAGATGTAACCAGCTCGGATGAGAAGACTGAATATCTTTGTGATGCTGTTGCATCAAGAAATGGTGCGAGCATTCAAAAGAATGCCTTTGCAATTTCTTCTGCTGAAGGCAAACGTAATTATAGTATCGGTGAATGCATTGAATGCCTTGATGGAATGGAAGAACTAGAGCAAGGAAGTGACCTCTATTTGTTTGCTTTAGATGTGTTCCTTAGGCCGGAACATAGGGAAATTTTTCTCCAGTTGAAAAAGCCTAATCTGAGGATCTCATGGTTGCAGCGGCTTCAGTCTGTTGGTCAATCTTCAGTCTAG
- the LOC123894875 gene encoding uncharacterized protein At2g39920 encodes MSAYAHQMEQQYSAVNLSDDSDTSSHYVLDSGFYMTSFTATIFLSSLAILGVLLITLLVSLAIMLQSCESKNSGTIELENTNDYYSYCRVHSLHAELNSLEGYDIPNICKDLAIHYIKGGQYAKDLNLIVSMIDDYFKSMRPSENGLDVVLIDIDDIVPSNPYSSNFYHRFHNDSISNCVKEEKDVKLMFVLRLYMNLQTSGWSIILLSREPEIYQNVTINHLVSAGFRDWSSLMMRAEDSDSIKGNEYFSRQRSEIQKKGFHIKSIISSHLDVLTAPDNRIRNFLLPGHVCDKFEHQIESIDTGH; translated from the exons ATGTCTGCTTATGCACATCAAATGGAGCAGCAGTATTCTGCAGTTAATCTTTCAGATGATTCTG ATACATCAAGCCATTATGTGCTGGATTCAGGATTCTACATGACATCTTTTACTGCAACAATCTTTCTTTCTTCACTTGCCATTCTTGGAGTTTTATTAATTACTTTGCTGGTTTCGTTGGCGATTATGCTGCAATCATGTGAAAGTAAAAACAGTGGAACTATTGAACTTGAGAATACAAATGATTACTACAGTTATTGCAGGGTGCATTCTCTACATGCTGAACTCAATAGCTTAGAAGGATATGATATTCCTAATATATGTAAAGATTTGGCTATACATTATATCAAAGGGGGTCAATATGCTAAAGACTTGAATTTAATTGTGTCTATGATTGATGATTACTTCAAGAGTATGAGACCTTCAGAGAATGGTTTGGATGTAGTGTTGATCGACATAGATGACATTGTTCCTTCAAATCCTTATTCTTCTAATTTCTATCATAG GTTTCATAATGACAGCATTAGCAACTGTGTCAAAGAGGAAAAAGATGTAAAGCTCATGTTTGTTTTAAGATTATACATGAACCTTCAAACTAGTGGATGGTCTATAATTTTGTTATCAAGAGAGCCTGAAATATACCAAAATGTCACCATTAATCATCTAGTTTCAGCGGGATTTAGAGATTGGTCTTCCTTGATGATGAG AGCAGAAGATTCAGATTCTATTAAAGGGAATGAGTACTTTTCTAGGCAAAGAAGTGAGATACAGAAGAAGGGGTTCCATATAAAAAGTATTATAAGTAGCCATTTGGATGTATTGACCGCTCCAGATAATCGAATACGAAATTTTCTACTTCCAGGTCACGTATGCGACAAGTTTGAACATCAGATAGAGAGCATAGATACTGGACATTAG
- the LOC123894876 gene encoding trafficking protein particle complex subunit 5, whose translation MIGVGKMKQYGNVLDKPLNKGKTEVSLSAFAFLFSELVQYNQTQVDNIGELERRLEDAGYAVGARVLELLCHRDKGNRRETRLLGILSFVHSTVWKVLFGKVADSLEKGTEHEDEYMISEKELLVNKFISIPKDMGTFNCGAFVAGIVRGVLDGAGFPAVVTAHFVPMEGQQRPRTTILIKFAEEVLRREARLG comes from the exons ATGATCGGAGTCGGAAAAATGAAGCAGTACGGCAACGTCCTCGATAAGCCCCTTAACAAGGGCAAGACTGAg GTTAGTTTGAGTGCATTTGCGTTCTTGTTCTCCGAGCTTGTTCAGTATAACCAAACTCAGGTCGACAATATTGGCGAACTCGAACGAAG ACTGGAGGATGCTGGATATGCTGTTGGGGCTCGTGTTCTTGAACTGCTTTGCCACAGAGATaag gGAAACAGAAGGGAGACACGATTGTTGGGTATTCTTTCTTTTGTGCACAGTACAGTGTGGAAAGTACTATTTGGAAAG GTAGCTGACTCACTGGAGAAAGGAACTGAACACGAAGATGAATATATGATCAGCGAAAAGGAACTCCTTGTAAACAA ATTCATTTCTATCCCAAAGGACATGGGAACTTTTAACTGTGGTGCATTTGTTGCTGGAATAGTTAGG GGTGTTTTGGATGGTGCTGGGTTTCCGGCTGTCGTAACAGCTCATTTTGTGCCAATGGAAGGTCAACAACGACCTCGGAcaacaattttgataaaatttgcTGAAGAG GTGTTACGTAGAGAAGCAAGATTAGGCTGA